The following proteins come from a genomic window of Sporolituus thermophilus DSM 23256:
- the yyaC gene encoding spore protease YyaC, with protein sequence MLNNLFNLPKQPPELKFNIHLPSAMHDIAATVSSYIREAEAAGREIVILCIGTDRSTGDALGPLTGSKLKTLHHHPYIYGTLDDPVHATNLPAMIKFIEINFANPFVIAVDACLGRLESVGCVSLGRGPVKPGAAVNKELPPVGDAYITGIVNVGGFMEHLVLQSTRLNLVIKMADIIAHGLAFGLGGRKN encoded by the coding sequence ATGCTAAACAACCTGTTCAACCTTCCCAAACAGCCCCCCGAATTAAAATTCAACATACACCTGCCCAGCGCGATGCATGATATTGCGGCTACGGTTAGCAGCTATATCCGGGAGGCCGAGGCCGCCGGCCGCGAAATTGTCATCCTGTGCATCGGCACCGACCGCTCTACCGGCGATGCCCTCGGCCCCCTGACCGGCAGCAAACTGAAGACGCTGCACCATCATCCTTATATCTACGGGACGCTTGATGACCCCGTCCATGCCACCAACCTTCCGGCGATGATAAAGTTTATCGAAATCAATTTCGCCAATCCCTTTGTCATCGCCGTCGACGCCTGCCTGGGCCGACTGGAGAGCGTTGGCTGCGTTTCCCTCGGCCGCGGCCCCGTGAAGCCCGGCGCTGCGGTCAACAAAGAACTGCCGCCCGTCGGCGACGCCTATATCACCGGCATCGTCAACGTGGGCGGCTTCATGGAACACCTGGTCTTGCAGAGCACCCGCCTTAATTTGGTAATCAAGATGGCCGATATTATCGCGCACGGCTTGGCCTTCGGCCTGGGCGGAAGAAAAAATTGA
- a CDS encoding YkuS family protein, which yields MQGIGVIAVEKSLSNLIDILESEGYEVVDLDEASLHGVDAIIVSGADINLMNSQDTLTEVPVINAAGKTPEEIVEELERL from the coding sequence GTGCAAGGTATCGGTGTAATCGCAGTGGAAAAAAGTCTCTCTAATCTGATTGATATTTTGGAAAGCGAAGGCTACGAGGTAGTAGACCTGGACGAAGCCAGTCTTCATGGCGTCGATGCCATTATTGTCAGTGGCGCCGATATCAACCTTATGAACAGCCAGGACACGTTAACCGAGGTGCCGGTCATCAATGCTGCCGGCAAAACGCCCGAGGAAATCGTGGAAGAACTCGAGCGCCTGTGA
- a CDS encoding YkuS family protein, with amino-acid sequence MLRLVSVETGLDDIKAHLSTCGYEVVDMADCVRPVEAVVYTGEPGAKAAAGKLAENTVMINAAGLTAEQVASALAERLG; translated from the coding sequence ATGTTGCGGTTGGTTTCGGTCGAAACCGGACTGGACGACATCAAAGCACATTTAAGTACCTGCGGCTATGAAGTGGTGGACATGGCCGACTGTGTGCGTCCTGTCGAAGCCGTGGTCTATACGGGCGAGCCTGGCGCCAAAGCGGCAGCCGGCAAGCTGGCGGAAAACACGGTGATGATCAATGCCGCCGGTCTTACGGCGGAGCAGGTGGCCAGCGCCCTGGCCGAACGCCTCGGCTAA
- a CDS encoding bactofilin family protein: MFGGGNKKAAIEQVETIVGKETCVKGTITTKGAVRIDGQFEGEIQSLGDLLVGETGAVRAQIKARSGTIAGTINGNLDIAEKLELLPTARVYGDIKVGTLIISEGAVFKGGCEMRRAGEEAAATKAK; this comes from the coding sequence ATGTTTGGCGGTGGTAATAAGAAGGCGGCGATTGAACAGGTCGAAACGATTGTCGGCAAGGAAACGTGCGTTAAGGGGACGATTACGACCAAGGGCGCGGTGCGTATTGATGGCCAGTTTGAAGGGGAAATTCAGTCCCTCGGTGATTTACTGGTCGGCGAAACCGGCGCCGTCCGGGCGCAAATCAAGGCGCGCAGCGGTACCATTGCCGGCACGATTAACGGTAATCTGGACATTGCGGAAAAATTGGAGCTGTTACCTACAGCGCGGGTTTATGGCGATATTAAAGTCGGAACGCTGATTATCAGCGAAGGCGCCGTGTTCAAGGGCGGTTGCGAAATGCGCCGCGCCGGCGAAGAGGCCGCGGCAACGAAGGCCAAGTAA
- a CDS encoding M23 family metallopeptidase, translated as MIVPHHGQAIKSIRIPIRVVKITAAVLCMLLVALVGGVVNYRHTVNTAQAEKAELERLRQVNGAQLAQIEQLAKATAALQEDMNRLNQLDAEIRRLVNAEEAGPSRSGVSRPTAGHGGQGGPVVKPQLGEIAAVVNDLQQIAKVREQSLETLRDRLIERNARLAATPSIWPASGEVTSRFGWRSSPWGGGSDWHPGIDIAGDYGTPIVAAADGVVTYSGWYGGYGKMVQIDHGNGIVTIYGHNSQNLVETGQRVKKGEIIAYMGSTGVSTGPHVHYEVRVGGTAVNPANFL; from the coding sequence ATGATAGTACCCCATCACGGGCAAGCCATAAAAAGTATCCGGATCCCTATCCGCGTGGTAAAAATCACTGCCGCCGTTCTCTGTATGCTCTTGGTGGCATTAGTCGGCGGGGTGGTTAACTACCGGCATACGGTCAACACTGCTCAGGCCGAAAAGGCCGAACTGGAGCGGCTTCGCCAGGTCAACGGCGCTCAGCTCGCCCAAATTGAACAGTTAGCGAAAGCAACGGCCGCCCTGCAGGAGGACATGAACCGTCTCAATCAACTTGATGCGGAAATTCGCCGCTTGGTTAATGCCGAGGAAGCCGGCCCTTCCCGTTCCGGCGTCAGCCGTCCTACGGCCGGCCATGGCGGTCAGGGCGGGCCCGTGGTGAAACCACAGCTTGGTGAAATTGCCGCAGTTGTGAACGATCTTCAGCAGATCGCCAAAGTGCGGGAGCAGAGTCTGGAGACTTTAAGGGACCGCTTAATTGAGCGCAATGCAAGATTGGCGGCAACGCCGTCAATTTGGCCGGCCAGCGGAGAGGTTACCTCTCGCTTCGGCTGGCGTAGTTCGCCCTGGGGCGGGGGTAGCGATTGGCATCCCGGCATTGATATTGCCGGCGATTATGGTACGCCCATTGTCGCTGCGGCCGATGGCGTAGTGACGTACAGCGGTTGGTACGGCGGCTATGGTAAAATGGTGCAGATTGACCACGGTAACGGGATTGTCACCATCTATGGCCACAACAGCCAAAATCTGGTGGAAACAGGTCAACGGGTAAAGAAAGGCGAAATTATCGCCTATATGGGCAGCACGGGTGTGAGCACCGGACCGCATGTTCACTATGAAGTTCGTGTCGGCGGCACCGCAGTTAATCCCGCCAATTTTTTGTAG
- a CDS encoding nitroreductase family protein, which yields MLKELVRKNRSYRRFYEDVPVSREVLLELVDHARLSPSGANRQALKYVLASDKELNDRIFPTLGWAAYLPDWPGPAPGERPAAYIVMLEDKTINLAAVADIGIAAQTIMLAAVERGLGGCMIANIQRKALKEVLALDDHLEIVLVLALGRPKEEVVIDEVGPGGDIKYWRDERQVHHVPKRKLAEIIIS from the coding sequence ATGCTAAAGGAACTGGTGCGGAAAAACCGCAGCTACCGCCGTTTTTACGAAGATGTCCCCGTAAGCCGCGAGGTATTACTGGAGCTGGTGGATCACGCCCGGCTGTCGCCGTCAGGGGCTAACCGGCAGGCCCTCAAGTATGTGCTGGCGAGCGACAAGGAACTCAATGACCGCATTTTCCCAACCCTGGGCTGGGCGGCGTATTTGCCCGACTGGCCGGGGCCGGCGCCGGGCGAACGGCCGGCGGCCTATATCGTTATGTTGGAGGACAAAACCATTAATTTGGCGGCGGTAGCCGACATTGGCATTGCCGCCCAAACGATCATGCTTGCCGCCGTAGAGCGGGGCTTGGGCGGCTGTATGATTGCCAATATCCAGCGCAAAGCACTGAAAGAGGTGTTGGCGCTGGACGACCATCTCGAAATCGTCCTTGTTCTCGCCCTCGGCCGTCCCAAGGAGGAAGTGGTGATTGACGAGGTTGGTCCTGGCGGGGACATCAAGTATTGGCGCGACGAGCGGCAGGTTCACCATGTACCCAAGCGCAAACTGGCCGAAATTATTATAAGTTGA
- a CDS encoding DUF4446 family protein, which yields MDLTFLSGLVMANLHYILLTITVTIFIALIFFININIKLSRLNRRYQKLMQGMEGTNIERLLMAHIDEVRETVEKVNTLAAQCRRLDAITKTCVQRVGVVRFNAFDDTGSDLSFAIALLDAQDNGVVLSSIFGRDDSRVYAKPIINGQSSYFLTNEEKEALDKARTVRVKE from the coding sequence ATGGATTTAACCTTTTTAAGCGGCTTGGTAATGGCCAATTTGCATTATATCCTGCTGACCATTACCGTTACGATTTTCATTGCCCTAATTTTCTTTATAAATATCAATATCAAACTTAGCCGCCTTAACCGGCGCTACCAGAAGCTCATGCAAGGCATGGAAGGGACCAATATTGAACGGCTATTGATGGCCCACATTGATGAAGTGCGCGAGACGGTAGAAAAAGTCAATACCCTTGCCGCTCAGTGCCGCCGCCTGGACGCCATTACCAAGACCTGCGTCCAGCGGGTGGGCGTTGTGCGCTTCAACGCGTTTGATGACACGGGCAGCGATCTTAGTTTTGCCATCGCCCTCCTGGACGCCCAGGATAACGGGGTAGTTCTGTCCAGTATTTTTGGCCGCGATGATTCGCGCGTTTACGCTAAACCGATTATCAACGGCCAGTCAAGCTATTTCCTGACCAATGAAGAAAAAGAGGCTTTGGACAAGGCCCGGACAGTACGGGTAAAAGAATAA
- a CDS encoding DUF554 domain-containing protein has translation MKGTIVNTVAVLVGSGVGLLLKRGIPVRYQQTVMQGLALAVLLIGLQMAFKTHNIVVVILSMVFGGIVGEAIDIDERLNRLGDFVTTRLGSEYGNAGQGFITASLVFCVGAMAIVGSLQDGLTGDATTLYAKSTLDAISSVVFASSLGIGVALSSLVILVYQGGLTLLAGTLSAVLSESVVTEMTAVGGVLIVGIALMMLEIKKIKVANLLPAIPVAAILTLLWPA, from the coding sequence ATGAAAGGGACGATTGTCAACACCGTCGCTGTACTTGTCGGTTCGGGCGTGGGCCTGCTGCTTAAACGGGGCATCCCTGTGCGGTACCAGCAGACCGTCATGCAGGGACTGGCGTTGGCGGTGCTGCTCATTGGATTACAGATGGCTTTCAAAACACATAATATAGTGGTTGTCATTCTCAGCATGGTGTTTGGCGGCATCGTGGGGGAAGCAATCGACATTGACGAACGGCTTAACCGGTTGGGCGACTTTGTCACCACGCGGCTGGGCAGTGAGTACGGCAATGCCGGGCAGGGCTTCATCACGGCCAGCCTGGTGTTTTGCGTGGGCGCCATGGCGATTGTCGGCTCCCTGCAGGATGGTTTGACCGGCGATGCTACGACCCTCTACGCCAAGTCAACGCTGGACGCCATTTCGTCGGTAGTCTTTGCTTCCAGCCTGGGCATCGGCGTTGCCTTATCCAGTCTTGTTATTCTTGTTTACCAGGGTGGACTGACCTTGTTGGCCGGTACGCTGAGCGCCGTGCTGTCGGAAAGTGTTGTTACGGAGATGACGGCAGTGGGCGGAGTGCTGATTGTCGGTATCGCCCTGATGATGTTGGAGATAAAAAAAATCAAGGTAGCTAATCTGCTGCCCGCCATTCCGGTCGCGGCCATTTTGACGCTGCTATGGCCGGCTTAG